One window from the genome of Prochlorococcus marinus CUG1438 encodes:
- the murI gene encoding glutamate racemase: protein MKIRVGIFDSGIGGFTILKSLLKTRKDVEVFYLADTKRIPFGNKNFDEIRIIAKEICTFFEKKNLDALLIACNTTNACALDIVENHLKIPCFDLINSASEIVNKKIIGVLATKTTVRSSYYKKAINSKKENLQIFQQECPEFVSEIEKEKLDFGKLDYLSDLYLRPLLNKNIEELILGCSHYPLIYDFLRKKIDSNIKIIDPAEALIKNFNKSFSNPKTDHYESLSNENIKFFVTSKKDEFFKKVKFWLELNKEIRLVNLRSNV from the coding sequence GTGAAAATTAGAGTAGGAATTTTTGACAGTGGCATAGGTGGTTTTACTATCCTTAAATCTTTACTAAAAACACGTAAAGATGTTGAAGTTTTTTATTTGGCTGATACAAAAAGAATCCCCTTTGGAAATAAAAATTTTGATGAGATAAGAATCATTGCAAAAGAGATTTGCACCTTTTTTGAAAAAAAGAATTTGGACGCACTTTTAATAGCCTGCAATACTACAAATGCATGTGCACTTGATATCGTAGAAAATCACTTGAAGATCCCATGTTTTGACCTGATAAACTCTGCATCAGAAATAGTTAATAAAAAAATAATCGGTGTGTTGGCAACAAAAACTACAGTCAGATCTTCATATTACAAAAAGGCTATAAATTCTAAAAAAGAGAATTTGCAAATATTTCAACAAGAATGCCCAGAATTTGTCTCAGAAATTGAGAAAGAAAAGCTTGATTTTGGAAAATTAGATTATCTTTCTGATTTGTATCTAAGACCACTATTAAATAAAAATATTGAAGAATTAATACTTGGATGTAGTCATTATCCTTTGATTTATGACTTTTTAAGAAAAAAAATTGACTCAAATATAAAAATTATTGATCCTGCAGAAGCGTTAATAAAAAATTTTAATAAATCTTTTAGTAATCCAAAAACTGACCATTATGAAAGTCTTTCTAACGAAAATATAAAATTCTTTGTTACTTCAAAAAAAGATGAATTTTTCAAAAAAGTAAAATTCTGGCTTGAACTTAATAAAGAAATTAGGTTGGTGAACCTCCGAAGCAATGTTTGA
- the sds gene encoding solanesyl diphosphate synthase — protein MNTVTELLQPVENDLDDLILELKNLIGAGHPILQAAAEHLFSAGGKRLRPGIVLLISKAISPEFNLKNKHKRLAEITEMIHTASLVHDDVVDEASTRRGVDTVHSRFNTRVAVLAGDFLFAQASWHLANLDNVNVVKLLSRVIMDLAEGEIKQNLNRFDSAQSFSKYINKSYCKTASLIANSCKAAGVLSDLNDEQLNSLYEFGKNIGLAFQVVDDILDFTGNDKQLGKPAISDLASGYLTAPVLYALEENKKLSVLINRELAEEKDLDDALSIIMNSDAIESSRKLAENFAMLSKEAIVWIPDSEYKRALMALPEFVLGRIY, from the coding sequence ATGAATACAGTAACAGAACTACTACAACCAGTTGAAAATGATCTTGATGATCTTATTCTTGAACTGAAAAATTTAATTGGAGCTGGTCATCCAATTCTTCAAGCCGCGGCAGAGCACCTATTCAGTGCAGGGGGAAAAAGACTAAGACCAGGGATAGTTTTGTTAATTTCAAAAGCTATATCTCCTGAATTTAATCTGAAAAATAAACACAAAAGACTTGCCGAAATAACTGAAATGATACATACAGCATCATTAGTCCATGATGATGTTGTTGATGAAGCTTCTACAAGAAGAGGTGTAGATACTGTTCATAGTAGATTTAATACTAGAGTAGCTGTATTGGCTGGTGATTTTTTATTTGCTCAAGCAAGTTGGCACCTAGCGAATCTCGATAATGTAAACGTAGTTAAATTACTTAGTAGGGTAATAATGGATTTAGCAGAAGGTGAAATCAAACAGAATTTAAATAGATTTGATTCGGCGCAATCATTTTCCAAATACATAAATAAAAGTTACTGTAAAACTGCATCTTTAATAGCTAACAGTTGTAAGGCGGCTGGGGTTCTAAGTGACCTTAATGATGAACAATTAAATTCCCTTTACGAGTTTGGCAAAAATATTGGTCTTGCATTCCAAGTTGTAGATGACATACTTGACTTTACCGGAAACGATAAACAACTCGGAAAGCCAGCTATAAGTGACCTCGCTAGTGGATATCTTACTGCACCAGTTTTATATGCTTTAGAAGAGAATAAGAAATTGTCTGTTCTTATAAATAGAGAACTTGCTGAAGAAAAAGATTTAGATGATGCTCTTAGCATTATTATGAACTCTGATGCAATCGAAAGTTCCAGAAAATTAGCTGAAAATTTTGCAATGCTCTCGAAAGAAGCCATAGTCTGGATTCCTGATTCAGAATACAAAAGAGCATTAATGGCTCTACCAGAATTTGTTCTTGGGCGTATTTATTAA
- the acs gene encoding acetate--CoA ligase, with protein sequence MSLDKKNSINNILEENRVFPPSKEFTENSNIRSHKELFNLKKQALDNPIQFWESFGRSELDWFEPFQTVLDSDEAPFFKWFKEGKLNITYNCLDRHIKRGLGEKTALIWEGEPGDSKKYTYVELLKEVCKAANALKTIGVKKGDLVCIYMPMIPEAMFAMLACARIGAPHSVVFGGFSSEALKDRLIDGNAKFVITADGGFRKDKVVELKKAVDLAIESGGDAVVEKVVVVQRTKKNISMVEDRDFWWHELLKNQKDHCEPEIMNSEDRLFILYTSGSTGKPKGVVHTTGGYNLWSHLTFKWIFDLKDDDIYWCTADVGWITGHSYIVYGPLSNGATTLMYEGVPRPSNLGAFWEIVQKYKVSIFYTAPTAIRAFMKSGREIPDKYNLESLRLLGTVGEPINPEAWIWYKDVIGKDKCPIVDTWWQTETGGVMISPLPGVVATKPGSATFPLPGIEVEIVDKNGDKVKENEGGYLIIKKPWPGMMRTIHGNSERYLESYWEYISFKGEKNVYFAGDGARIDEDGYIWIMGRVDDVISVSGHRLGTMEIESALVSHKSVAESAVVGKKDDLKGEVIVAFVSLEKDVNGSSEIVEELKKHVVNEIGIIAKPEKIIISDSLPKTRSGKIMRRILRSLAAGEKISGDISTLEDSSVLEKLKELS encoded by the coding sequence ATGTCATTAGATAAAAAAAATTCAATCAATAACATCCTTGAAGAAAATAGAGTTTTCCCTCCTTCAAAAGAATTTACAGAAAACTCAAATATTAGATCACACAAAGAATTATTTAATCTAAAAAAACAAGCATTAGATAATCCAATTCAATTTTGGGAATCATTTGGAAGATCTGAGTTGGATTGGTTTGAGCCATTTCAAACTGTACTAGATAGTGATGAGGCTCCTTTTTTTAAGTGGTTTAAGGAAGGCAAACTCAATATTACATATAACTGTTTAGATAGACATATTAAGAGAGGGCTGGGAGAAAAAACTGCACTGATATGGGAAGGTGAACCTGGAGATAGCAAAAAATATACTTACGTAGAACTTCTTAAAGAGGTATGTAAAGCAGCTAATGCACTGAAAACTATTGGAGTTAAAAAAGGAGATTTGGTATGCATTTATATGCCAATGATTCCTGAGGCAATGTTTGCTATGTTAGCTTGTGCAAGAATTGGTGCCCCCCATTCAGTTGTCTTTGGGGGATTTTCTTCAGAGGCTTTAAAAGATAGATTAATTGATGGAAATGCTAAATTTGTTATCACTGCAGATGGTGGTTTCAGAAAAGATAAGGTGGTTGAGCTTAAGAAAGCAGTTGATTTAGCAATTGAAAGCGGAGGTGATGCGGTTGTAGAAAAAGTAGTTGTTGTTCAGAGAACTAAAAAAAATATTTCTATGGTTGAGGATAGAGATTTCTGGTGGCATGAATTATTAAAAAATCAAAAAGATCATTGTGAACCAGAAATAATGAATAGCGAGGATAGACTTTTTATTCTTTATACTTCTGGCTCTACTGGAAAGCCCAAAGGTGTAGTTCACACTACAGGTGGTTACAATCTTTGGTCCCATTTGACATTCAAATGGATTTTTGATTTGAAAGATGACGATATTTACTGGTGTACTGCTGATGTTGGTTGGATTACAGGGCATAGTTACATAGTTTATGGGCCTTTATCTAATGGTGCTACAACCTTAATGTACGAGGGAGTGCCAAGACCCTCAAATTTGGGGGCTTTTTGGGAAATTGTACAAAAATATAAGGTTTCTATTTTTTATACCGCACCAACTGCAATAAGAGCATTTATGAAGTCTGGGCGTGAAATTCCTGATAAATATAATCTTGAGAGCCTTAGGCTTTTGGGCACAGTTGGAGAACCAATTAACCCTGAAGCATGGATATGGTACAAGGATGTTATTGGTAAAGATAAATGCCCTATTGTTGATACTTGGTGGCAAACTGAAACTGGTGGCGTGATGATAAGTCCCTTGCCTGGAGTCGTTGCTACAAAGCCAGGTTCAGCTACTTTCCCTCTGCCAGGAATCGAAGTTGAAATTGTCGATAAGAATGGAGATAAGGTTAAGGAGAACGAGGGTGGCTATTTAATTATTAAGAAACCTTGGCCAGGGATGATGAGAACAATTCACGGAAACTCAGAGAGATATTTGGAGAGTTATTGGGAATATATTTCCTTTAAAGGAGAAAAAAATGTTTATTTTGCTGGAGATGGAGCACGCATTGATGAAGATGGATATATATGGATTATGGGAAGAGTTGATGATGTCATAAGTGTTTCAGGACATCGGTTAGGAACAATGGAAATAGAATCTGCTTTGGTAAGTCATAAATCAGTTGCAGAGTCTGCAGTCGTTGGTAAAAAAGATGATTTAAAAGGTGAAGTTATAGTTGCTTTTGTATCTCTAGAGAAAGACGTGAACGGTTCTTCAGAAATAGTAGAGGAGCTAAAGAAACATGTTGTTAATGAAATTGGAATTATCGCAAAGCCTGAAAAGATTATAATTTCCGACTCTCTTCCGAAAACACGTAGTGGAAAAATTATGAGGAGAATTTTAAGATCTTTGGCTGCTGGAGAAAAAATTAGCGGTGATATAAGCACTCTTGAAGATAGTTCTGTTTTAGAAAAGCTGAAAGAATTATCCTAA
- a CDS encoding DUF1350 family protein: MTFTKYQFNNFCYWPSNPKKIVEFIGGSYLASKPDLTYRRFIESLINKNYAVHAYKYTPQFDHQQLAIKAWRDFKNCRISLSKRIGASIPSIRIGHSLGCKLHLISPDGGRNCEKFISISFNNFSANKSIPLLKQISQKLEFSSEFSPSPERTLRLIEKTYNQKNNFLIKFNSDELDQTDELFSCLKARKEDDSKGVMLKGTHTIIASAGLRENFLGDWADDEFKRNTIKKISNLIDKSD; encoded by the coding sequence ATGACTTTTACAAAATATCAATTTAATAATTTTTGTTATTGGCCTTCAAATCCAAAAAAAATTGTGGAATTTATTGGTGGAAGTTATCTAGCTTCTAAACCAGATTTAACTTATAGAAGATTCATAGAGAGTTTAATTAATAAAAACTATGCTGTACATGCATATAAATACACTCCACAATTCGATCACCAACAACTTGCTATTAAAGCATGGAGGGATTTCAAGAATTGCCGAATATCTTTATCCAAGAGAATAGGAGCATCAATTCCTTCAATAAGAATTGGGCATAGCCTGGGTTGCAAACTTCATTTAATATCCCCTGATGGTGGAAGAAATTGCGAAAAATTCATCTCAATAAGTTTTAATAACTTCAGTGCTAACAAATCTATTCCATTATTGAAACAAATTTCTCAAAAATTAGAATTCAGCAGTGAATTTAGCCCAAGCCCTGAAAGAACTTTGCGATTAATTGAAAAAACATATAATCAAAAAAATAACTTCCTAATAAAATTCAACTCAGACGAATTAGATCAAACAGATGAATTATTTTCTTGTCTGAAAGCGAGAAAAGAGGATGATTCTAAGGGGGTAATGTTAAAAGGTACACACACTATTATTGCAAGCGCAGGGCTAAGAGAAAATTTTTTAGGAGACTGGGCCGATGATGAATTCAAAAGAAATACTATAAAAAAAATTTCTAATTTAATTGATAAATCTGATTAG
- a CDS encoding 3'-5' exonuclease, whose amino-acid sequence MDLSNKKELNQLDILQDQVISYTSEERVANQNKKIEKILILDTETTGLDENKDEVIEIGCILFDVSFKCVLSQVSFLLPVNNNEAEHVNGISAEVTNISQPWEDGLNFFLKLVDCSDFIVAHNVDFDKKWFGKGRLPKLNKKWICSLEDINWSFQKSLKNRPSVTDLALSFSIPVWNLHRALSDCYYISEVFKKCNNLEELLLKATEPRFLYKALISYEDRSLAKNAGFRWNSPVQGAWSRKLTTDEAKNLDFKVEILN is encoded by the coding sequence TTGGATCTATCTAACAAAAAAGAATTAAATCAATTGGATATTCTTCAGGATCAAGTTATCAGTTATACCTCTGAAGAGAGAGTAGCTAATCAAAATAAAAAAATTGAAAAAATTTTAATTCTTGATACTGAAACAACAGGTTTAGATGAAAATAAAGATGAAGTGATAGAGATAGGTTGTATTTTGTTTGATGTATCTTTTAAGTGCGTGCTTTCACAAGTTTCATTTTTATTACCAGTTAATAATAATGAAGCCGAACACGTTAATGGTATATCTGCCGAAGTAACTAATATCTCTCAACCATGGGAAGATGGATTGAATTTCTTTCTGAAACTTGTTGATTGTTCGGATTTCATTGTCGCGCATAATGTAGATTTTGATAAGAAATGGTTTGGTAAAGGAAGATTACCTAAACTCAATAAAAAATGGATATGCAGTTTGGAGGATATTAATTGGTCTTTTCAAAAATCACTAAAAAATAGACCCTCAGTAACTGATCTGGCTTTATCTTTTTCAATACCAGTTTGGAATTTACATAGAGCTTTATCTGATTGCTATTACATATCTGAGGTCTTCAAAAAATGCAATAATTTAGAGGAACTTTTACTTAAAGCTACCGAACCGAGGTTTTTATACAAGGCGCTTATTAGTTACGAAGATAGATCTTTAGCTAAAAATGCTGGGTTCAGATGGAATAGTCCTGTGCAAGGAGCTTGGTCAAGAAAATTAACTACTGATGAGGCAAAAAATCTTGATTTTAAAGTAGAGATTTTGAATTAA